A part of Aegilops tauschii subsp. strangulata cultivar AL8/78 chromosome 2, Aet v6.0, whole genome shotgun sequence genomic DNA contains:
- the LOC109760178 gene encoding 4-alpha-glucanotransferase DPE1, chloroplastic/amyloplastic: protein MALARTVPLPQLASASSLPRHRRCRLLLPAMSQARGPPARGIACRAATTTPAAVAAVGVGEDLPEGYEQMMPTVEASQRRRAGVLLHPTSLRGPHGIGDLGDQAIAFLDWLHGAGCTLWQVLPLVPPGRKSGEDGSPYSGQDANCGNTLLISLEELVKDGLLMENELPDPLDMEYVEFDTVANLKEPLIAKAAERLLQSPGELRRQYDEFKKNPDVSGWLEDAALFAAIDNSINAVSWSEWPEPLKDRHPGALKDIYENQKDFIENFMAQQFLFEKQWKRVRSHAQKLGISIMGDMPIYVGYHSADVWANRKSFLLDKNGFPTFVSGVPPDAFSKTGQLWNSPLYDWKSMEADGFAWWVKRIKRALDLYDEFRIDHFRGLAGFWAVPSGSEVAMFGSWRAGPRNAFFDALFKAVGRINIIAEDLGVITEDVVELRKSIGAPGMAVLQFAFGGGPGNPHLPHNHELNQVVYTGTHDNDTAVGWWQSLPEEEKQTVFKYLPQVSNLDVSWALIATALSSVARTSMVTMQDILSLGSSARMNTPATQKGNWKWRIPSCVSFDSLSLEEAKLKELLTLYDRL, encoded by the exons ATGGCGCTCGCGCGAACCGTCCCGCTCCCGCAGCTCGCTTCGGCCTCGTCCCTCCCCCGGCACCGCcgctgccgcctcctcctccccgcaaTGTCGCAGGCGCGCGGCCCCCCCGCGCGAGGGATCGCCTGCCGCGCCGCGACGACGACGCCGGCCGCGGTGGCGGCGGTGGGCGTCGGGGAGGACCTGCCCGAGGGCTACGAGCAGATGATGCCGACCGTGGAGGCCTcccagcggcggcgcgcgggggTCCTGCTGCACCCGACGTCGCTCCGCGGCCCGCACGGCATCGGCGACCTCGGCGACCAGGCAATCGCGTTCCTCGACTGGCTCCACGGCGCCGGCTGCACGCTCTGGCAG GTTCTTCCACTTGTTCCCCCGGGAAGAAAATCCGGGGAGGATGGTTCTCCTTATTCAGGACAG GATGCAAACTGCGGTAATACACTATTGATTTCTCTTGAAGAGCTTGTTAAAGATGGGCTGTTGATGGAAAACGAACTTCCTGATCCTTT AGATATGGAATATGTTGAATTTGACACTGTTGCTAATCTGAAAGAACCTCTTATTGCCAAG GCAGCAGAGAGGCTCCTACAGAGCCCTGGAGAGCTCAGAAGGCAGTATGACGAATTCAAGAAAAATCCAGATGTTTCAG GTTGGCTTGAAGATGCTGCACTTTTCGCTGCTATCGACAATAGCATCAATGCAGTGTCCTGGTCTGAGTGGCCTGAACCGCTGAAAGATCGCCATCCTGGAGCCTTGAAAGATATATATGAAAACCAGAAGGACTTT ATAGAAAATTTTATGGCACAACAGTTCTTATTTGAAAAGCAATGGAAACGGGTTCGTTCACATGCTCAGAAGCTGGGCATCAGCATAATGGGTGACATGCCTATATATGTTGGCTACCACAGCGCAGATGTTTGGGCAAACAGGAAATCATTTTTGCTG GACAAGAATGGTTTCCCTACATTTGTTAGTGGCGTTCCCCCTGATGCATTCAGTAAAACTGGTCAGCTATGGAACAG CCCATTGTATGACTGGAAATCTATGGAAGCAGATGGCTTTGCATGGTGGGTAAAGAGGATTAAACGTGCCCTTGATTTGTATGATGAGTTCCGTATTGACCATTTCCGGGGGCTTGCTGGTTTTTGGGCAGTTCCTTCGG GATCAGAAGTAGCGATGTTTGGAAGCTGGAGG GCTGGACCAAGGAATGCCTTTTTTGATGCGCTGTTCAAAGCTGTTGGTAGAATAAATATAATCGCTGAAGACCTG GGGGTGATAACCGAAGATGTTGTTGAGTTAAGGAAGTCTATTGGGGCTCCAGGGATGGCAGTTCTTCAGTTCG CTTTTGGCGGTGGTCCTGGCAACCCCCACTTACCTCATAACCATGAATTGAACCAAGTTGTATACACTGGGACACATGATAATGATACA GCTGTTGGCTGGTGGCAAAGTTTACCAGAGGAAGAGAAGCAAACT GTGTTCAAGTATCTACCGCAGGTCAGCAACTTGGATGTCTCTTGGGCGCTAATTGCTACTGCTCTCTCTTCCGTTGCAAGGACTTCCATGGTAACCATGCAGGACATACTCAGCCTTGGCAGCTCTGCTAGGATGAACACTCCAGCTACACAG AAAGGAAATTGGAAATGGAGGATACCAAGCTGTGTCAGCTTCGACAGCCTTAGCCTCGAAGAAGCAAAGCTGAAGGAGTTGCTTACGCTGTACGACCGGCTGTGA